One window from the genome of Salvelinus namaycush isolate Seneca chromosome 19, SaNama_1.0, whole genome shotgun sequence encodes:
- the LOC120064074 gene encoding uncharacterized protein LOC120064074 isoform X1 — translation MVHTCVVAGCRNRRIPGTSLSFYRFPRDPDRKQRWIAAVNREGWLPNDGSRLCSTHFISGKQVKNPRSPDYVPSVFTSAPLSPESEIKEETAAFEISDKQEAQVEAANALLFLQGQGRSVVDRRPSQEDHDVAQSASSSSTSDNGEESEPVSSDSKDRGGKPGKRSAAEPDNYEDVLKILKKENRALRESVDKLSLSETSFRNDPEKVRFYTGLPNYFVFETVMWLLAPHMNGTKNMVKLSMFQQLLLTLMRLRLDLKNQDLAYRFGVKVGTVTRTVLRMVNVMSTTLVPTAVFWPSRAELRKNLPAALHSTYPDCAVIIDCFRVTLEKPGSEVNLLCQGASAGSNTLKYMIGMAPQGVVTFVSRGSPGSVSDKSLAEGCGFLGKLLPGDVVLADKDLDIGELVAAHGALLKITGCDRGEGSEGSEDVSLTDISPERLSVRRHVESVVSMVKLRYSMLTGPVEVPFTAAERSSNIFTFDKIVQVACALNNLCISAAPLE, via the exons ATGGTACACACGTGCGTGGTGGCTGGCTGTCGGAATAGAAGAATACCAGGCACATCATTGTCTTTTTACCGATTCCCACGCGATCCCGACAGAAAGCAGCGTTGGATAGCTGCTGTGAACCGAGAAGGCTGGCTGCCAAACGACGGGAGCAGGCTGTGTAGTACTCATTTCATCTCAG GTAAACAGGTGAAGAATCCACGCTCGCCAGACTATGTTCCCTCTGTATTTACATCAGCTCCCCTATCCCCGGAGTCAGAAATTAAGGAAGAGACTGCTGCCTTTGAAATCTCAGACAAGCAGGAAGCCCAGGTGGAGGCGGCCAACGCCTTGCTCTTCCTGCAGGGCCAGGGGAGGTCTGTGGTCGACCGGAGACCAAGCCAGGAGGACCATGACGTGGCCCAGAGTGCATCCTCATCCTCTACCAGTGACAATGGTGAGGAATCTGAACCAGTGTCAAGCGACAGCAAAGACAGGGGAGGGAAGCCCGGCAAAAGGTCAGCCGCAGAGCCTGACAACTATGAGGACGTGCTCAAGATCTTGAAGAAGGAGAACCGGGCTCTCCGGGAGTCTGTGGATAAATTGTCACTCTCAGAGACCTCATTCCGGAACGACCCAGAGAAGGTCAGGTTTTACACTGGCTTGCCCAACTACTTTGTATTTGAGACAGTCATGTGGCTCCTCGCACCACACATGAATGGGACCAAGAACATGGTCAAGCTCTCCATGTTTCAGCAGCTGCTGCTGACACTAATGCGTCTCCGACTTGACCTCAAGAATCAGGACTTGGCCTACCGCTTCGGCGTGAAGGTTGGCACGGTGACCAGGACGGTGCTCAGAATGGTTAATGTCATGTCCACCACGCTGGTACCCACGGCTGTCTTCTGGCCCTCCAGGGCTGAGCTCCGCAAGAACCTCCCGGCAGCTCTCCACTCGACCTACCCTGACTGTGCCGTGATCATAGACTGCTTCAGGGTGACCTTGGAGAAACCCGGGTCAGAAGTTAACTTGTTGTGT CAGGGGGCGTCAGCAGGGAGCAACACTCTGAAATACATGATAGGCATGGCCCCGCAGGGCGTGGTCACTTTCGTCTCCAGGGGGTCGCCGGGGAGTGTCAGCGACAAGAGCCTGGCAGAGGGGTGTGGCTTCCTGGGCAAGCTCCTCCCAGGAGACGTGGTCCTGGCCGATAAGGATTTGGACATTGGTGAGTTGGTGGCGGCCCATGGTGCCCTGCTGAAAATCACTGGCTGCGATCGCGGAGAGGGGTCTGAAGGGAGCGAAGATGTCTCGCTGACAGACATTTCCCCAGAGAGGCTGAGTGTGCGGAGGCATGTGGAGAGTGTCGTCTCCATGGTGAAGCTAAGGTACTCCATGCTGACTGGCCCAGTGGAGGTTCCCTTCACGGCCGCTGAGCGGTCATCCAACATTTTCACTTTTGATAAGATTGTGCAGGTTGCCTGTGCCTTAAACAACCTGTGTATATCTGCTGCTCCCCTAGAGTGA
- the LOC120064074 gene encoding uncharacterized protein LOC120064074 isoform X2, translating into MVHTCVVAGCRNRRIPGTSLSFYRFPRDPDRKQRWIAAVNREGWLPNDGSRLCSTHFISGKQVKNPRSPDYVPSVFTSAPLSPESEIKEETAAFEISDKQEAQVEAANALLFLQGQGRSVVDRRPSQEDHDVAQSASSSSTSDNGEESEPVSSDSKDRGGKPGKRSAAEPDNYEDVLKILKKENRALRESVDKLSLSETSFRNDPEKVRFYTGLPNYFVFETVMWLLAPHMNGTKNMVKLSMFQQLLLTLMRLRLDLKNQDLAYRFGVKVGTVTRTVLRMVNVMSTTLVPTAVFWPSRAELRKNLPAALHSTYPDCAVIIDCFRVTLEKPGSEVNLLCGASAGSNTLKYMIGMAPQGVVTFVSRGSPGSVSDKSLAEGCGFLGKLLPGDVVLADKDLDIGELVAAHGALLKITGCDRGEGSEGSEDVSLTDISPERLSVRRHVESVVSMVKLRYSMLTGPVEVPFTAAERSSNIFTFDKIVQVACALNNLCISAAPLE; encoded by the exons ATGGTACACACGTGCGTGGTGGCTGGCTGTCGGAATAGAAGAATACCAGGCACATCATTGTCTTTTTACCGATTCCCACGCGATCCCGACAGAAAGCAGCGTTGGATAGCTGCTGTGAACCGAGAAGGCTGGCTGCCAAACGACGGGAGCAGGCTGTGTAGTACTCATTTCATCTCAG GTAAACAGGTGAAGAATCCACGCTCGCCAGACTATGTTCCCTCTGTATTTACATCAGCTCCCCTATCCCCGGAGTCAGAAATTAAGGAAGAGACTGCTGCCTTTGAAATCTCAGACAAGCAGGAAGCCCAGGTGGAGGCGGCCAACGCCTTGCTCTTCCTGCAGGGCCAGGGGAGGTCTGTGGTCGACCGGAGACCAAGCCAGGAGGACCATGACGTGGCCCAGAGTGCATCCTCATCCTCTACCAGTGACAATGGTGAGGAATCTGAACCAGTGTCAAGCGACAGCAAAGACAGGGGAGGGAAGCCCGGCAAAAGGTCAGCCGCAGAGCCTGACAACTATGAGGACGTGCTCAAGATCTTGAAGAAGGAGAACCGGGCTCTCCGGGAGTCTGTGGATAAATTGTCACTCTCAGAGACCTCATTCCGGAACGACCCAGAGAAGGTCAGGTTTTACACTGGCTTGCCCAACTACTTTGTATTTGAGACAGTCATGTGGCTCCTCGCACCACACATGAATGGGACCAAGAACATGGTCAAGCTCTCCATGTTTCAGCAGCTGCTGCTGACACTAATGCGTCTCCGACTTGACCTCAAGAATCAGGACTTGGCCTACCGCTTCGGCGTGAAGGTTGGCACGGTGACCAGGACGGTGCTCAGAATGGTTAATGTCATGTCCACCACGCTGGTACCCACGGCTGTCTTCTGGCCCTCCAGGGCTGAGCTCCGCAAGAACCTCCCGGCAGCTCTCCACTCGACCTACCCTGACTGTGCCGTGATCATAGACTGCTTCAGGGTGACCTTGGAGAAACCCGGGTCAGAAGTTAACTTGTTGTGT GGGGCGTCAGCAGGGAGCAACACTCTGAAATACATGATAGGCATGGCCCCGCAGGGCGTGGTCACTTTCGTCTCCAGGGGGTCGCCGGGGAGTGTCAGCGACAAGAGCCTGGCAGAGGGGTGTGGCTTCCTGGGCAAGCTCCTCCCAGGAGACGTGGTCCTGGCCGATAAGGATTTGGACATTGGTGAGTTGGTGGCGGCCCATGGTGCCCTGCTGAAAATCACTGGCTGCGATCGCGGAGAGGGGTCTGAAGGGAGCGAAGATGTCTCGCTGACAGACATTTCCCCAGAGAGGCTGAGTGTGCGGAGGCATGTGGAGAGTGTCGTCTCCATGGTGAAGCTAAGGTACTCCATGCTGACTGGCCCAGTGGAGGTTCCCTTCACGGCCGCTGAGCGGTCATCCAACATTTTCACTTTTGATAAGATTGTGCAGGTTGCCTGTGCCTTAAACAACCTGTGTATATCTGCTGCTCCCCTAGAGTGA